The Amblyomma americanum isolate KBUSLIRL-KWMA chromosome 11, ASM5285725v1, whole genome shotgun sequence genome includes the window CAAACGGCACCTGTGTGCTGGCGATGTTAGTGCGTTATTCCGTACACCtttactacggcacctgtttctctctcccttctttcactcgctcctacCTCCCTTCCATCTCGGCACGGTTGAGATGTCTAATGAGAAGtgggcagttactgcgtcataaACATCCATATATAGAGTTCCAGAAGAATAATCTATACGTCTTTCTAGGTTCTACATTTCCCTTTAGTGTCCTTTTAACACGAAGTGATGCGAGAAAAAAGTACCCCGAAGCTTTAACTCGCCAGCCATTTTTAGGATCGCAGACAAGAGCGACGAAAACGTGGTCTAAGCAACTGCCTGCAGGCGTGCCAGACGGCATGCCAGACGAGACGCACGCGTGTCTGAAACAAGATCTTGATATCACTTCATCGCAAGCCATCACCCCTGCGACGCCCGAGGATGAAGAAAAAGCGTATCGTCATGGGAAAAGCGGCGAGCACTGTCTGCGCATGAAAGATGCGGCAGCGAAATGCGCCGTCACGGCTTCGGGTCCGCACGTGTGGTAGCGCTCGAAGACCATCGGAACGAAGCACAGTTGGGTTATCTGGAAGGTATAATTACAAGGCCCTCGGGGCTGCGTAGGAAAAGCTTGGTCACTTATCGCCGCTGTAACCCCAGCGACAGAGATTACCTTAGAGAAGCGTCGCTAGAGGGCGCGCAACGGCGGGCAGTTTCGCGGTTAGAAACGCGTCAGCTCTCGTCGGCGGCTGTCGTTTTGTCTTCTACGCTGTTTTTTtcgttggtggtggtggtggtgcttgaGTCTTCGCCATTCCCGGAGGCGCCTGGAAGTCGTGCCCATGATCAACCGACAAGCGCCGAGAGAATTACCTCCGAGCCAGGCCTTCGGCATCCAAGGTAGGAGCGGGGCTGTAGCCTCGCAGCGAGGGCGACCCGTGTCCATGAAACCGGCTCTTGGCTACGCGCCAACGTTCAAAATTGTCTCCCATAAGCATTGGAAAAGAGCGTGTCACTAACACGCATCGCGTACAGGTTTCATGGACCGTCGCCGTCGGGTTTTCTTCGGTGACGGAAGCGCGGCGGGCTGTAGGACTTGCGGCGTGCAGTAGATTTAGGCTTAGCTGACACTAGGCAGGGATGCGGTAGAGCCCGCTGCCGTTAGCGTCAAGGAAGAGCCACCCGTTCCGAACGCCGTTGCGTCTCGGCCACTATGTCGTGTCAAGGAATGCCCGGGCGCGGAAGTGCTCTTGAGCGACATGTGGTTTGTGGCTGCATACGGcgctcggaaattctcgccaccctcgtccagcaactccgaagaacggacgctgccttCGGTCTGCGGCACgtcgtgtttccgctgcagccaaggtcagTGGAAAGCATTCATTGTCGTATTTCAGATCCGTCTTGGACATCATCCGTCTCTGCGCTTCAAATACTATGACGCCATGCCTGCCAGGTGAGTACCCCACTTTCCCGTTGGCGTTTCTTTGCCAGtcatcttttcttttcttctcttttcagaTGCGCGCTCTCCGCTTCTCGCACGCGTGCATACTCGCAGGAGGCCCCTCGGTGTGGGGTTTCGAGCTGGCACCTGGCCCGTTGTGACAGCTGCTTACGGTGCAAGTTTGTCCACGTTCCCTGCCTCTTGGTGCTCTGCGCGAGGCTATTCCTCACAAGCCCTGCAGCTGCCCGGTTCGTATACATCGTACGCTTCTAGAGTGTGTGCACTATACTTACGCGCGGGTTCTCCTTTCATCTCCACAGGTACGCGCTGACTCGGGCTTTCCAGTGCTTCACGCAGTCAGCACGGAAGACTCTGCAAGCTGTGTTCCAGGCTGACATGAGTGGGCCTGGCGTCTCAGCCACGAGTGGGGCACGATATTCCCCAGCCTGCGGACTGTTGTGTTTGCCGGACGTCTTCCGAGTAAGGACCAGAATTCCTGACCCCGAGTGTTTTTGTTGCAGCTCCGCTTTTGTCTTCGCAGATGGGGGAACTTCGGCTGTGCCGTACTCGACACATCACTCGAACGGGCTCTTGGTCGCCGCACAAGGCACTCGGTTCAGTGGATGTCTTCCCAGCTCAGCTCCGACCCGGGCGTGAAGGCGTCGTGCCAGATGCCTACCTGTTCCACATGCTCTCAAGCCAAATTCCTTGTGCTGTCCCAAAGGCGCCGGCGACTTCCTCTAAGCACTGACCTGCTGGCATCAGCAAGATGAcctaaattttaaaaataaaagcaTACACCTTTGCACTCTTGCCATTTGTTTCCTTACGCCACTTCTGTGCGCGCTGGCGTCAACTGGTTTGAGCACTTTTTTGGCTGACGCAACTGACGTCTGTAGGTGCCATGGAGAAAATGGGTATTTCTTGCAGGTTTTTATTTCTAACGATAAATTGCGCTAGTTACATTATCATGCAATACATCAAAACCAGCTACATAAAAAAATTTCCTGCTAGCAGTGCATTTAGGTATAAATATACAGTAATGTGAACTTTTATTTGTCCTAAAAGAACCTTCCGTGAAGAATGAAGTATATTTACGACGATGTGCTTatgacacgagaagaaaaaatattCTCTAAACAGGCCAACGTTCCTTGCTCCCTTTGCGCCTTTTCAGCGTCCGAACCAAAATCCCATCATCAGAGGCCCTACTATTCGATGCATCGAAAATATCTGCTGCCGTTGCAGTATAATGGTGTGCACCGTGGTTTTAGCGAGCGCGCACCGTCGCGGCGCTGGCAGCGTCCTACGCCGTAGCCTCCGCTTCAAGGGCATTTCAAAAGCTCGCGCCTCACGGTAAAAATTGCAGTCTACGCCGAAAACGAAACTAGTTCCTAAAGTGCATACTAGATGGCGCAGGATCACCGTAGGGGCTTCGGTGCTTCAGTGATCAGTTCCGCATTCATGAAGAGGACAGCGCTCTCGGCGTGgccatgttgggtcccactctcccgtaGAACGCAAAGTGGCGGCGcaccgtttcgaagagaaaactgcggCTGCCGGCTGAAAGTCAGAAAATCTGGTATCCTACCAAGTTAGAGTGGTACCACAGAttgttttaaacagtgaatctGAGTTAGTTGATCGAAAGTATGCCATCTTTCGCACCCAATCtgccgagaaagtcggcgctTTCATGTTGATGCGTTCATGTTTGTTGGTTCTCTTCTATCACTTTCCTTTTTGGCGCAGTGTTCTTTCATAACAGCAACCTTACAACGTGCGTAGCATACTCCAGTGCGATCTCTGGACACGGATACTCTACattttcaattacttttccaacaaCCAAGATAATTTATTTCGAGTTGCAGTTGCATATTCGCCAGACAGCTATTGAGGGCTTCTGGTTCGCCATGAAATCAATGTCAGAAGGTGCCTTTTACGGTTGATAATTTCAATAATCATCACGATGCAAAGTTAAGTTGTGCATTATACCTTCGTCGCTAAAAGTAATTGTTCTGGAAAGCGAGCGTTTCGCACGCGTTGGTCCAGCCGTCTCGTTTGACCTGCGATTGCAATTTTTTGGGCGCGCGCTATAACCACGCCGTCAGAAGTCGCATTTTTTGTCCACCAGACCAGAAGCACTTGCGCTGATGACGCAGTTAATGGAAGCTGAAAAGCTAGCTTTAAAACTTGGCGGGCCACATCAAAATTTTCCGagcggcttcttcacaacctgCATGATCACAGTGACAtttcccaataaggcagccgtgTTGTTTAGGCGCTCGTGCGGTTAAGCGAGTACGTGAAGCTCTCGTCGcacgttttgttcagtttattattggTTTTATATTAATGCCACGAAGGTATTATAACCTAAACCCTCTTTCTATTTCTTTGCGCCAGCCCACTACGAATATCCTTGCGCCAAACCTATCTTTAGTGCTTCAGTATAAGCAAACATGCCGTGGCTGCTTTACGCGAACGAAAGGCGACTTTTTTCCCCCAGTAGTGGTTTATTATTCCTCCTTTTCGTATCGCTTTTAAGGAAACGACCACTCGAGAAAAAAGGCCCTTTTCATTGCCGTCACCAGCCACACAAGTAGACGGCCCTGAAGTTTTAGACAACTCGGAAAGGCTGGGAGTTTTTCTTTTCACGCCTATCGTATTACCTGCACCTCTGCCTCGACGGTGCATGCTCTACTTCAGTTCTTGCACCGACACGTAGAAATTTTCAGCCTCCCGTTATGCGCGATTTCTTCACCTAATTTTGGCTGTGTGCTTTCCGGAGCCGACCGACGGATTAGGCGATGTTTTTGCCCACGTATACCTCTTGTGGTGTGCAGGTGTCACTAGACTGCCCGCTGGCGCAAAGGAGGGTCAACATCCCCTGCCGTGGAGTCCGATGCGGGCACCTCTTATGCTTTGACGTGTACTCCTACCTCGGCTGCAATGAGGCCACTCTGGAGCCGTCCTGGTGCTGCCCTGTGTGCCGTGAGAAGGTCTTCGTCCAGGACATCCGCATGGACGTATTCACGCTGTACATTCTGGATAGGGCCGGCGCACGGTTCAACGCCGTGGAAATTAGAGCCGACGGAAGCTGCGAGTTCCTTACTTCGGGCGACGACCGTAAAGTTAGCGGCGGAGAGGACAGCTCGGCGAAAGCAGAGGCCGCCCCGTGACGTAACCTCGACGTTCCAAACACTAACAGCTCATCCGAGTACTTTGCGGCTCCACCTTCATTCTTTAGACCACAGCTTGTTCAAGCACTATAGACACCCAATTTTATTGCGTGTTTGTTTGAAATAATCCATGTATTCAAATGACATTAGAATACCTGGATCACCTCATGGTTTTCGCCTACACCCGCTAAATATTATATGACTGAATTCCTtatttcatgctgtttcggtttcatcaaccgaccgatggctgtgacgtgaatttgatgtttaggtcacgtgaagccCCAAAATATGGCAATATAACAGCTGATACGCCGTTTGTTGTAATTCCAGCTATTGAAGCAGGCGTGTTTAAGTGCTCTAGTGAGTTAAAATTAAGTATCAGCGTTTATTTTGCCGTTTTTCGTGCATCACATGACCTAAAGATCAACTACaggtcacagccatcgtttggttgaTTAAACGGAAACTGCGTCGAAGAAATTCAAAtcaaaattatttagcggtcgtaggcgaataccacggggTACTCTGTGCATACCAACGTTTTGCgccgtttgaaagaagaaagcacgcCAGCAAAAATTAGGTGTCCATAGGCTTTTAACTTCAGGGACCATCTCTTCCCCTGGCGAAAGGACGTAGTGGCCTCGTTTAGCTAGCTGAATTAAGATGCGAATAAACCGTTTGCAAACCGCAGTTGGTCACCATATTGCTGTAGCTGAGGAAAAGAGACCGCATTTAGATTTTCTAACCTTTGGACAGCATCGCTTGTAGCTATTTTCTATGCTGCTTTAATTCTAAGCGTGAGTGTTGTTCTAGTTGCGATACTAATAGCCTGCTTTTGAAGCGATCTTTAGGTAAGTAAAATAAGGGCAAATAAATATTCCTGCACGGTATTCACGTCACTGTACTTCTAGCTTTTGACCACATTTTGATGCTCTGGGCCTATTGACATGATGTTTACGGTCTTCTGTTGATGACCAGGTACGTCTAAATAATCACTTAGCGAGTGTGGTTTTATGGTGCAACAAATGAAagatgtgcattaattttgaaaaaaaaaaaaacgtttttatgAAAATTACACACAAGAAAATACCTCTTCACTTTGTGTACGGTACTAATAACATATCATTATTAGAGGTGACAGAGTATAAATATTTTTGtctatggattactaacaacctttCGTGGTCAAAACACGTAGGCGCTGTCGTAGGAAATTCAATGCGGAAACTCTCTTTGTTGAGGCGCTCATTAaagtcatccccacctagtgttcGTCTACTGACATAAAATTTCCTCATCCGTCCGTTACTAGAATATGCTTTAATCATCTGGGACCCTTTAACGGTAACAAACATTCAAAGATTAGAGCGAATACAGCATAAAGCAGTTAGATTTATTTTTAAGTCATACggccgtgcatctgtaagtgagctcGTGAGGCGAAGTGGTTTTCCCCCAGTTGTtgagcgcaatcgtgtttgtcgattaaagtttttcttccagctcaTAAAAGGTCATTATGaagttaatacttctaattattttgcttactcctcaggttataacacgagacaaaggcatgcactaacaataacccctttgagcgcacgaaataactgctttaaatattctttgtttttccgaggacaattactgaatggaataaCTTAATAGCGAGAATGTAAATCATAATTCTTTATTGATGCTTGAAAATTGCTTGCAAATGTTAAGAATTTgagtgtttatatgcttgtatttttttttcccaccctgctatgacctgtactagatcgcagtatctatagataaataaataaataaataaataaataaagtgtaCTTTTTGTACTGTGTTTTTTGTCGCATCCACAGGGTGTTGTTACTTTCTGCTCGCCGCATGGGTGCGGTTAGTTGGCGTACGTGCTCTGGACAGGAGACTCTTCATGCGCGTTATCTCCAAAGTTCCGAGATGTTTTTAATAAGGGCCGGCGGCTGTTAGCTACAGTAATTCTGCTGGCGGGGATTGCGAGCTGGGGCGGCGCATGTTGCGCTCGTTGATCTCGCCGCGCACCGAATTCTGTATAGTTGCGCCTTCCGAAGCACTGGGAAAGCGGAGGCCGCGTAACAAATTGATTTAAACCAGTCGTGTGACctccgcgactcgccagtgtgaatcgGCCTCAAGTTCGGGCAAGTTTGTCCTCCATCGCCGCCTTCCCCCAGTCCTCCGCATGTCGATGGCGGCAACCTGTGCCCGAGGTGGTCGGAGTCAATGCGGAGCCCATACCTACGGCACTCTGTCGCAGTTCAGTTAACACTTGCAGGTTCGGTTTTGAACCAAATGTACTACAACAAAGTATGGCGTGTGGGGGCCATACCAAGAGCAGCTTGTTTTCAAACCATTCGCCACCCTCCCTGTCCCAGCTTGCCTTTGTCATCATACAAACAATATGTTAAGTGAGCCAAGGCCTAGCTCCACATTTTCGTATATTTTCAATGGTTAAGCGCTTCTAATAACCGGCAACTTTTCTTTCGAGTGATTTGATATTCCAACACAAGTGTCCGTATTTGTGCCCCACGAAAACGATTTCGGTATGTTTTTGTTGTGAATTCGTGTGCTCTTCTACTTTTGATTTGCTATTGTGCTTTGTATTGTCTCGTGCTGCGCATTCTTTACAATTTCACAATATGTCATTTCCTGTGGAGCTGTAGAGGTATTAAGCAttaataaaacaaacaaacaaacaaaagtgttGCGTCTGCTGCACCGTAagcacagccccccccccccccccccccccccttgcactTGCTGTGCCCGGAAGGAGCACCCTCCATTGGGTGCACCTCTTGGTGGCCACCGGTAAAAATCCCTCTCTCACCCATGGGCAGATCGCCGACAATCCTTCCACCCAGCACAtctcgcatacgaggcggatggtCTAATCCCTAGCTCCCCGCTGTGATGGCCTACAGTGTCCACTCCAATATGTCAACTCTAGGAATGTGGGATTAATCAACATTTTCGAATATCGTATTTAACATTCTTGTATTCGACTCGGAGAACGAATGAACTATTGAATGTTGAAAATTAACCCAAACGAGTGGAGTTCATTTCAAGTTTTCGAATAGTTTTCGAATAACTGGCAGTAAGTTCGATTGGGGCACGCAGCAGTTTTATCGACGACTGATGAAAAACAGCCCGCTCCGACGCCGCACAACATGATATATATACGCGGTGTGTATGTTCAAAAGGAGGGTCTAGCAACCGCGACGTGGTCCATTCCTGTAGTGGAATTCATAATGCCCATATTGTAACGTAGCGGTGAGTGCAATTCGGAGAGcggaaagacagcgaaaatggcgtctaaacaaaaccctTTACTTGGGCTgccttgcgcccacaatggactaaatcactcggcggcggcgtagcaaaaagcgtgctaggcggtcgtcgaacagaacgcccTCCGTTCTCGGCCGTGCCCAATTtaatgctgatagcgaactttcgagatacgttGTGCAAAGTTACCACAATATTGTGGAAGAAACGTAGAACAGACTCTGCTTGGATGCAATCAATATATATAGATAAATCTGGACGAGTCTTGCAAACAAAGAGATAAAGCCGCGCGCCGGCATCTTTGAAGATGAATGAACAAACAA containing:
- the LOC144109479 gene encoding uncharacterized protein LOC144109479, coding for MWFVAAYGARKFSPPSSSNSEERTLPSVCGTSCFRCSQGQWKAFIVVFQIRLGHHPSLRFKYYDAMPARCALSASRTRAYSQEAPRCGVSSWHLARCDSCLRCKFVHVPCLLVLCARLFLTSPAAARYALTRAFQCFTQSARKTLQAVFQADMSGPGVSATSGARYSPACGLLCLPDVFRMGELRLCRTRHITRTGSWSPHKALGSVDVFPAQLRPGREGVVPDAYLFHMLSSQIPCAVPKAPATSSKH